One segment of Mycolicibacterium sp. YH-1 DNA contains the following:
- a CDS encoding ABC transporter ATP-binding protein, with protein sequence MEPLISTHNAWVEFPIFDAKSRSLKKAFLGKAGGTIGRNNSNVVVIEALRDITMSLKMGDRVGLVGHNGAGKSTLLRLLSGIYEPTRGSATVTGRVAPVFDLGVGMDPEISGIENIIIRGLFLGQTRKQMLAKVDEIADFTELGEYLSMPLRTYSTGMRVRLAMGVVTSIDPEILLLDEGIGAVDAEFMKKARTRLQDLVARSGILVFASHSNEFLAQLCDTAMWVDHGTIKMSGGIEEVVRAYEGEDAARHVREVIAENDRWDSPDE encoded by the coding sequence GTGGAACCACTCATCTCGACCCACAACGCGTGGGTGGAGTTTCCGATCTTCGACGCGAAGTCACGCTCGCTGAAGAAGGCCTTCCTCGGCAAGGCCGGCGGGACGATAGGTCGCAACAACTCCAACGTCGTGGTCATCGAGGCCCTGCGCGACATCACGATGTCGTTGAAGATGGGCGACCGGGTGGGCTTGGTCGGACACAACGGCGCCGGCAAGTCGACGCTGCTGCGCCTGCTGTCGGGTATCTATGAGCCCACTCGCGGCTCGGCGACCGTCACCGGCCGGGTGGCACCGGTCTTCGATCTGGGCGTCGGCATGGATCCGGAGATCTCCGGCATCGAGAACATCATCATCCGGGGGCTGTTCCTCGGGCAGACGCGCAAGCAGATGCTCGCGAAGGTCGACGAGATCGCGGACTTCACCGAACTCGGCGAGTACCTGTCGATGCCGCTGCGGACATACTCGACCGGTATGCGGGTGCGGCTGGCGATGGGCGTTGTCACCAGCATCGACCCCGAGATCCTGCTGCTCGATGAGGGTATCGGCGCCGTCGACGCGGAGTTCATGAAGAAGGCCCGCACGCGACTGCAGGATCTGGTGGCGCGGTCGGGAATCCTGGTGTTCGCCAGCCACTCCAACGAGTTCCTGGCTCAGCTCTGTGACACCGCCATGTGGGTCGACCACGGCACCATCAAGATGAGCGGCGGCATCGAGGAGGTCGTGCGCGCCTACGAGGGCGAGGACGCCGCCCGGCATGTCCGCGAGGTCATCGCCGAGAACGACCGCTGGGACTCGCCGGATGAGTGA
- a CDS encoding cysteine desulfurase-like protein codes for MGYDVARVRGLHPSLGDGWVHFDAQYGMLLPDSVATTVSTAFRGSMTTNVGPHPSALRSAAVLAAARQAMADLVGADPRGVVLGADRAILLTSLADASSSRVGLGYEVVVTRLDDEANIAPWLRAANRYGAKVKWAEVDIETGELPTWQWESLITKPTRLVAITSASASLGTVTELRPVSKLAHENGALVVVDHSAAAPYRLIDIDEVEADVIAVNAVAWGGPPIGALVFRDPSLIDTFGSVSLDPLATGAARLEVGNHQYGMLAGLVASVEYLASLDETAKGSRRERLMVSMQSAASYMDRLFDYLVASLRSLPRAMVLGAPDSRVPVLSLAVEGVPAERVIQRLADNGVLAVSNPSSRVLDVIGVNDIGGAVTIGLAHYTTTSEVDQLVRALASLG; via the coding sequence ATGGGATATGACGTCGCCCGGGTGCGGGGGCTGCACCCGTCATTGGGCGACGGTTGGGTGCACTTCGACGCCCAGTACGGGATGCTGCTTCCCGACTCGGTCGCGACCACTGTTTCCACGGCGTTCCGTGGATCCATGACGACCAATGTTGGTCCGCATCCCTCCGCGCTGCGCAGTGCCGCGGTACTCGCCGCCGCCCGCCAGGCCATGGCCGATCTCGTCGGAGCGGACCCCCGCGGTGTCGTGCTGGGCGCGGACCGCGCGATTCTTCTGACCTCACTCGCCGATGCGTCGTCGTCGCGGGTCGGTCTCGGTTACGAGGTCGTGGTCACCCGCCTGGATGACGAGGCGAACATCGCTCCATGGCTGCGGGCCGCGAATCGGTATGGCGCCAAGGTGAAGTGGGCCGAGGTCGACATCGAGACCGGAGAGCTGCCGACCTGGCAGTGGGAGAGCCTGATCACCAAGCCGACGCGGTTGGTGGCGATCACGTCCGCATCGGCATCGCTCGGCACGGTGACCGAGCTGCGTCCCGTGAGCAAGCTGGCGCATGAGAACGGTGCGCTGGTCGTGGTGGATCACTCGGCCGCGGCGCCGTACCGCCTGATCGACATCGATGAGGTCGAGGCGGATGTCATCGCGGTGAACGCCGTGGCGTGGGGAGGCCCCCCGATCGGCGCGCTGGTGTTCCGGGACCCGTCGTTGATCGACACGTTCGGTTCGGTGTCACTGGACCCGCTGGCCACCGGCGCGGCCAGGCTCGAGGTCGGCAACCACCAGTACGGGATGCTCGCGGGACTCGTGGCCAGTGTGGAGTACCTGGCTTCGCTGGACGAGACCGCGAAGGGCTCGCGTCGCGAAAGACTCATGGTGTCAATGCAATCAGCGGCCAGCTACATGGACCGGCTGTTCGACTACCTGGTGGCGTCGTTGCGTTCGCTGCCGCGCGCCATGGTGCTCGGGGCGCCCGATTCCAGGGTGCCCGTGCTGAGCCTGGCGGTGGAGGGGGTGCCCGCCGAGCGGGTGATCCAGCGGCTCGCCGACAACGGTGTGCTTGCTGTGTCGAATCCGTCGTCGCGGGTGCTCGACGTGATCGGCGTCAACGACATCGGGGGCGCGGTCACCATCGGTCTGGCGCACTACACCACGACATCCGAGGTGGATCAGTTGGTCCGCGCGCTCGCCTCGCTGGGCTGA
- a CDS encoding alpha/beta fold hydrolase: MPHVTTEDATQIFFRDFGSGNPVVLSHGWPLNGDAWEAAAVFLATNGHRVIAHDRRGHGRSTQTWHGNEMDTYADDLATLIDTLDLTNVTLVGHSTGGGEVVRYLARHGSRRVARLVLVSAVPPLMLRTEDNPEGLALATFDALRTGEATDRGQLYRDLADGPFFGNNRSGPENAVSQGVRDAFWHQSMTCGHRAAYECIAAFSATDFRADLRAVDVPTLVIHGDDDQIVPFDVGGKRSADLIDGAVLKVYEGRPHGLPDTDRARLHADLLAFINSTERN, translated from the coding sequence ATGCCGCATGTGACGACCGAGGACGCCACGCAGATCTTCTTCAGAGACTTCGGCTCGGGCAACCCCGTCGTCCTCAGTCACGGCTGGCCGCTCAACGGCGATGCGTGGGAGGCCGCCGCGGTCTTCCTGGCCACCAACGGACACCGCGTGATCGCGCACGACCGACGCGGGCACGGCCGGTCGACACAGACCTGGCACGGCAACGAAATGGACACCTACGCCGACGATCTGGCGACGCTCATCGACACACTGGACCTCACGAACGTCACGCTGGTCGGGCACTCGACGGGTGGCGGTGAGGTCGTCCGCTACCTCGCCAGGCACGGGTCGCGGCGCGTGGCGCGACTGGTACTGGTGTCCGCCGTCCCACCGCTGATGCTGCGCACCGAGGACAATCCCGAGGGACTGGCATTGGCGACGTTCGACGCGTTGCGCACCGGGGAGGCGACGGACCGCGGACAGCTGTACCGCGACCTCGCCGACGGCCCCTTCTTCGGCAACAACCGCAGCGGCCCCGAAAACGCTGTGTCCCAGGGTGTTCGCGACGCCTTCTGGCACCAGAGCATGACCTGCGGGCACCGCGCGGCCTACGAGTGCATCGCCGCGTTCTCGGCCACCGACTTCCGGGCTGACCTCCGGGCCGTCGACGTCCCCACCCTCGTGATCCACGGCGACGACGATCAGATCGTCCCGTTCGACGTCGGAGGGAAGCGCTCCGCCGACCTGATCGACGGCGCGGTCCTCAAGGTGTACGAGGGTCGCCCGCACGGCCTTCCTGACACCGACCGCGCGCGTCTGCACGCGGACCTGCTCGCCTTCATCAACTCCACCGAAAGGAACTGA
- a CDS encoding glycosyltransferase produces the protein MSEAAGHDADERVFAVVVTHRRVDALARSLQAVSTQHRAPEHLIVVDNDNDPAVRDLVASQPVPSTYLGSARNLGGAGGFALGILHALASGADWVWLADDDGRPADQSVLGTLLGCAARHALAEVSPMVCDLDDPTRLAFPLRRGLVWRRHVAELRVDGAGDLLPGIASLFNGALFRAATLEAVGVPDIRLFIRGDEVDVHRRLVASGLPFGTCLDAVYLHPQGSDEFKPILGGRMHTQYPDDATKRYFTYRNRGYLQSQRGLRKLVPQEWIRFGWFFLVTRRDPAGLAEWIRLRRLGRRERFSK, from the coding sequence ATGAGTGAGGCCGCCGGGCACGACGCCGACGAGCGGGTGTTCGCGGTGGTGGTGACCCACCGGCGCGTCGACGCCCTGGCGCGGTCGCTGCAGGCCGTCAGCACCCAACACCGGGCCCCCGAACACCTCATCGTCGTCGACAACGACAACGACCCCGCGGTGCGCGACCTCGTCGCGAGCCAGCCTGTGCCGAGCACCTACCTGGGCTCCGCGCGAAACCTCGGCGGCGCAGGCGGTTTCGCGCTGGGCATCCTGCACGCACTGGCCTCAGGGGCCGACTGGGTGTGGCTGGCCGACGATGACGGCCGCCCCGCCGACCAGTCGGTGCTGGGGACCCTGCTGGGCTGCGCGGCCCGGCACGCGCTGGCCGAGGTGTCGCCGATGGTGTGCGACCTGGACGACCCGACCAGGCTGGCCTTCCCCCTGCGGCGCGGACTGGTGTGGCGACGCCACGTCGCCGAGCTGAGGGTCGACGGCGCGGGTGACCTCTTGCCCGGTATCGCGTCACTGTTCAACGGCGCACTGTTTCGGGCGGCCACACTGGAAGCCGTTGGCGTGCCGGATATCCGGCTGTTCATCCGCGGCGACGAGGTGGACGTGCACCGCAGGCTGGTGGCATCTGGCCTGCCGTTCGGCACATGCCTGGACGCGGTGTACCTGCACCCGCAGGGCTCCGACGAGTTCAAGCCGATCCTGGGCGGCCGGATGCACACCCAGTATCCCGATGACGCCACCAAGCGCTACTTCACCTACCGCAACCGCGGTTATCTGCAGTCCCAGCGTGGCCTGCGCAAGCTGGTGCCCCAGGAGTGGATCCGGTTCGGGTGGTTCTTCCTGGTGACGCGGCGCGACCCGGCCGGGCTGGCGGAGTGGATCCGGCTGCGACGGCTGGGGAGACGCGAGAGGTTTTCTAAATGA
- a CDS encoding DUF6541 family protein: MTLAAGVLVAWLLLVIPGAIVGRAAQLTWPAAIAVGAPVTYGIIAFAILPMGALDIPWNGWTALLALILTVILVTVLQAALPRLRDRAAEARAMTTGPALVTAAGIALGGLLIGYAAIRGMPNWQSIPSNWDAVWHANAIRFILDTGQASPTHMGELRNVETQDALYYPSVFHALAALQCQLTGVAATTSYTLASLTAAVWLFPVSAATLTWRLLRPQTDDQWRVAGCAAGAAALAASFTAVPYVEFDTASMPNLAAFGVAVPTMVLIASTLRHRDRIPLAVLALLGVFSVHITGGVVTVTLVVAWWLFDALCRPVRGRLTDFVTLLLVAVPTVLLLLPQFLGVLQQAEIITGHAFVTHEGKKRALFDAVMQHTRHLNDYPIQNLLILLAAVGGLILLVRRVWWPLAVWLLLIVSIVHSSAPFGGPIGTLTGTFSDLFYSDPRRLSAVVTMLLAPMAGIALFTVTAFVVGLCRRLAPRVDARVWHAATAAVVAAACVGLAVHYLPRHEFLIGEKYDSVIVDDKDLEAFAYLAALPGARDGIIGNANTDGTAWMYAVAGLHPLWTHYDYPQQQGPGYNRFVFWAYADQADTDPRVAEAVHALGIRYVLTSTPVVRGFVMPDGLVSLDESRSWRKIYDNGESRIYEWQGA; this comes from the coding sequence GTGACCTTGGCTGCCGGAGTGCTAGTGGCATGGTTGTTGCTAGTCATTCCCGGAGCAATCGTCGGCCGCGCCGCTCAGCTAACTTGGCCCGCCGCCATCGCGGTGGGCGCACCGGTGACGTACGGCATCATCGCCTTCGCGATTCTCCCGATGGGGGCGCTCGACATCCCGTGGAACGGGTGGACGGCGCTGCTGGCCCTAATCCTCACTGTGATACTCGTCACGGTGCTGCAGGCGGCACTGCCACGGCTTCGCGACCGCGCCGCCGAGGCTCGCGCCATGACGACCGGACCGGCCCTGGTGACCGCGGCGGGCATCGCACTCGGGGGGCTGCTGATCGGCTACGCAGCAATTCGCGGGATGCCGAACTGGCAATCGATCCCCAGCAACTGGGACGCCGTCTGGCACGCCAACGCCATCCGATTCATCCTCGACACCGGTCAGGCGTCGCCGACGCATATGGGCGAGCTGCGCAACGTCGAGACGCAGGACGCGCTGTACTACCCGTCGGTGTTCCACGCGCTCGCCGCGCTGCAGTGCCAGTTGACCGGCGTGGCCGCGACCACCTCCTACACGCTGGCCTCACTCACCGCGGCCGTGTGGCTCTTCCCGGTCAGTGCCGCCACTCTGACCTGGCGCCTGCTGCGCCCGCAAACCGACGACCAGTGGCGAGTCGCCGGCTGCGCCGCGGGTGCCGCGGCCCTGGCGGCCTCCTTCACCGCGGTGCCCTACGTCGAGTTCGACACCGCATCGATGCCCAACCTCGCGGCGTTCGGGGTCGCGGTGCCCACGATGGTGCTGATCGCCTCGACCCTGCGGCACCGTGATCGCATTCCACTGGCGGTCCTCGCCCTGCTCGGGGTCTTCTCGGTCCACATCACGGGCGGTGTCGTCACGGTCACGCTGGTCGTGGCGTGGTGGCTCTTCGATGCCCTGTGCCGACCGGTGCGTGGCAGGCTCACCGACTTCGTCACGCTGCTTCTGGTCGCGGTTCCCACCGTGCTGCTGCTGCTTCCGCAGTTCCTCGGGGTGCTGCAACAGGCCGAGATCATCACCGGGCACGCATTCGTGACGCACGAGGGCAAGAAGCGCGCGCTGTTCGACGCGGTCATGCAGCACACCCGCCACCTCAACGACTACCCCATCCAGAATCTGCTGATCCTGCTCGCCGCTGTCGGCGGCCTGATCCTGTTGGTCCGGCGGGTCTGGTGGCCGCTTGCGGTGTGGCTTCTGCTGATCGTGTCGATCGTGCACTCGTCGGCTCCGTTCGGCGGGCCGATCGGCACGCTCACCGGCACCTTCAGCGACCTGTTCTACAGCGATCCGCGCCGGCTGTCGGCCGTCGTGACGATGCTCCTGGCACCGATGGCCGGCATTGCCCTGTTCACGGTGACGGCGTTCGTCGTCGGCCTGTGCCGCAGGCTCGCGCCCCGGGTCGACGCCCGCGTCTGGCACGCCGCCACCGCCGCCGTGGTCGCGGCTGCCTGCGTCGGGCTTGCCGTTCACTACCTGCCGCGTCACGAGTTCCTCATCGGGGAGAAGTACGACTCGGTGATCGTCGATGACAAGGACCTCGAGGCGTTCGCGTACCTGGCCGCGCTGCCCGGCGCACGCGACGGCATCATTGGCAACGCCAATACAGACGGCACGGCATGGATGTACGCCGTAGCGGGGCTGCATCCGCTGTGGACCCATTACGACTACCCGCAGCAGCAGGGTCCGGGCTACAACCGATTCGTCTTCTGGGCCTACGCCGACCAGGCGGACACCGACCCGCGGGTGGCCGAGGCCGTGCACGCGCTGGGCATCCGGTATGTGCTGACCAGCACGCCGGTGGTGCGCGGGTTCGTCATGCCCGACGGGCTAGTGTCGCTAGACGAGTCACGGTCGTGGAGGAAGATCTACGACAACGGCGAGAGCCGCATCTATGAATGGCAAGGGGCATGA
- a CDS encoding LuxR family transcriptional regulator, whose translation MSSSPAPLVGRADEVHALRTLITRARNGTGGALVVSGDPGIGKTALLEAATCDQAGVTVIRSDGFEAELAMPFAALQRMGIPLTEHVDALPARQRQALAVAWGIEEGPAPDRFLVGLGMLGLLAEAGGTRPVICVVDDAHWLDSESRDVLAFVARRLQAESTALLFGARDTDEATSQLAGIPALRLGGLDTASAVSLLSTTAPDLIDPYAATRIATATGGNPLALIDLARDLNIRQLTHLSLSTEPVPISSQLEAHYLRQVRELPDDAQVWLLLAAAEPAGHRTLIMSAAAALGLSPDCASDAAHAQLIAISDSITFRHPLVRSAVYGAAPGMDRRRVHAALALRAGALGLLDVEAWHAAESTTGTDAAVADRLEAVAERAARRGGLVSQARLLTRAADLTPRGAKRNDRLLFAAEAAADAGAAQLSKDLLDSIDPDDLVSVQHGRMIKLRCEIALFIADPAPIMRAPADLLSAADQFHGKDPDLEQRALLRAFELAFVADALMQGTTLDELGRRVLAGADLLEGPRAIIMRGLAAHALLPYAEAVPLMRTALDTLAALDDREVASYGYVGITLSTALFDKKTGVDYLDRLADIAREAGDLRTLDTVLWVRSLLELDAGDPAACGVFVKQVRELRQAIGYEAENVVNVAHLAWTGAPRDQVELISDVVRTMGFGGVHTSAVTALAIRDLAEGHYLDAHTRLKPIIEAPLLQVTYIRFADYVEASARSGQAEDAERTAGRIAAMAAASGTAALRGLDQRCRALLATDDQAEMHYLQAIEFLDVADTPADLGRAHLLYGEWLRRMRRRRDARTQLRTAVEIFDRIDAPAFAARARTELAATGETMSHRELVAGVEMSPREASVARLAADGQTNAEIGAALFISANTVDYHLRKVFGKLGVSSRRQLGERFGRGD comes from the coding sequence GTGTCGTCCTCGCCCGCCCCGTTGGTCGGGCGTGCGGACGAGGTGCACGCGCTGCGCACCCTGATCACCCGTGCCCGCAACGGGACGGGCGGTGCGCTGGTGGTCAGCGGCGACCCCGGCATCGGCAAGACCGCTCTGCTGGAAGCCGCGACCTGCGACCAGGCAGGCGTCACCGTCATCCGCTCCGACGGGTTCGAGGCCGAACTGGCGATGCCGTTCGCCGCACTGCAGCGGATGGGGATTCCACTCACCGAGCACGTCGACGCCCTGCCTGCCCGCCAGCGGCAGGCACTGGCCGTCGCGTGGGGTATCGAGGAGGGCCCAGCACCCGATCGGTTCCTCGTCGGGCTGGGCATGCTCGGCCTGCTGGCCGAGGCGGGCGGTACGAGACCCGTGATCTGCGTCGTTGACGACGCCCACTGGCTGGACTCCGAGTCGCGTGACGTCCTGGCATTCGTCGCGCGGCGACTGCAGGCCGAGTCGACCGCCCTGTTGTTCGGCGCCCGCGACACCGACGAGGCCACGTCACAGTTGGCCGGAATCCCAGCCCTGCGGCTCGGCGGCCTCGACACCGCCTCGGCCGTGTCGCTGTTGAGCACCACCGCCCCCGACTTGATCGATCCGTACGCCGCCACCCGGATCGCCACGGCAACCGGCGGCAATCCCCTTGCCCTGATCGACCTGGCCCGCGATCTGAACATCCGACAGCTCACCCACTTGTCGCTGTCCACCGAACCTGTCCCGATCAGCAGCCAACTGGAGGCGCACTACCTACGTCAGGTCCGCGAACTGCCCGACGATGCCCAGGTGTGGCTGCTCCTGGCCGCCGCCGAGCCCGCCGGACACCGCACGCTCATCATGAGTGCGGCTGCGGCCCTTGGCCTCTCACCCGACTGCGCGTCGGATGCCGCACATGCTCAGTTGATCGCCATCAGCGACTCCATCACGTTCCGGCACCCCTTGGTGCGCTCAGCGGTGTACGGCGCGGCGCCCGGGATGGACCGTCGACGCGTTCACGCGGCTCTGGCGTTACGGGCCGGTGCCCTCGGCCTGCTCGACGTCGAGGCCTGGCATGCCGCGGAGTCCACCACCGGTACCGACGCCGCTGTCGCCGACAGGCTTGAGGCCGTCGCCGAGCGCGCCGCGCGCCGCGGCGGCCTGGTCTCGCAGGCTCGGCTGCTCACCCGCGCCGCCGATCTCACGCCTCGCGGCGCGAAACGCAACGATCGCCTGCTGTTCGCCGCCGAGGCCGCCGCCGATGCGGGAGCGGCACAGCTGTCGAAGGATCTGCTCGACAGCATCGATCCCGATGACCTCGTCTCCGTTCAGCACGGACGGATGATCAAGTTGCGCTGCGAAATTGCCCTCTTCATCGCCGATCCCGCACCCATCATGCGGGCTCCGGCGGACCTGCTGTCGGCCGCCGACCAGTTTCATGGCAAGGACCCCGACCTGGAGCAGAGAGCACTCCTGCGCGCCTTCGAACTCGCTTTCGTCGCCGACGCCTTGATGCAGGGCACCACATTGGACGAACTCGGCCGCCGCGTATTGGCCGGCGCCGATCTGCTGGAGGGCCCGCGAGCAATCATCATGCGGGGGCTCGCGGCGCACGCACTGCTGCCGTACGCCGAGGCGGTGCCGCTGATGCGAACGGCGCTGGACACCCTCGCCGCACTCGACGATCGGGAGGTGGCCTCCTACGGCTACGTCGGGATAACCCTCAGCACAGCGCTTTTCGACAAGAAGACAGGTGTGGACTACCTCGACCGACTCGCAGACATCGCTCGGGAGGCCGGCGACCTGCGCACCCTCGACACGGTGCTGTGGGTGCGGTCGCTCCTGGAACTCGATGCCGGTGATCCCGCCGCATGCGGTGTCTTCGTCAAACAGGTTCGCGAATTGCGCCAGGCCATCGGCTACGAGGCTGAGAACGTCGTCAACGTCGCCCATCTGGCGTGGACCGGGGCCCCGCGTGACCAGGTGGAACTGATCTCCGATGTGGTGCGCACCATGGGTTTCGGCGGCGTACACACCTCCGCCGTCACCGCGCTCGCCATCCGCGACCTCGCCGAGGGCCACTACCTCGACGCGCACACCCGACTCAAGCCCATCATCGAGGCGCCACTGCTACAGGTGACCTACATCCGATTCGCCGACTACGTCGAGGCGTCGGCCCGTAGCGGCCAGGCCGAGGACGCCGAGCGGACGGCAGGTCGGATCGCCGCGATGGCGGCCGCCAGCGGCACGGCGGCACTACGCGGACTCGATCAGCGGTGCCGCGCACTGTTGGCCACCGACGACCAGGCCGAGATGCACTATCTGCAGGCGATCGAGTTCCTCGACGTGGCGGACACACCCGCCGATCTGGGTCGTGCGCACCTGCTGTACGGCGAGTGGCTGCGGCGGATGCGACGCAGGCGCGACGCGCGCACGCAGCTGCGCACCGCCGTCGAGATCTTCGACCGGATAGACGCGCCCGCCTTCGCCGCGCGGGCCCGGACCGAACTGGCTGCCACTGGCGAGACGATGTCGCATCGCGAACTGGTGGCCGGTGTCGAGATGTCCCCCCGCGAGGCGTCCGTGGCGCGCCTGGCCGCCGACGGGCAGACCAACGCCGAGATCGGTGCCGCCCTGTTCATCAGTGCCAACACCGTCGACTACCACCTGCGGAAGGTGTTCGGGAAGCTCGGCGTCTCATCCCGCAGGCAACTCGGCGAGCGGTTCGGCCGCGGCGACTGA
- a CDS encoding ABC transporter permease: protein MTFTDAAAQSRTFARAWGDLAEGFAKRELWLHLGWQDIKQRYRRSVLGPIWITIATGTMAVALGGLYSKLFKLELSEHLPYVTLGLIIWNLINASILEGADVFVANEGLIKQLPTPLSVHVYRMVWRQVILFAHNIIIFVVIAIIYPQPWKWTDLTFIPALALIVLNCVWVALCFGILATRYRDISPLLFSLVQLLFYMTPIIWNDQTLRSQGAGGWAKIIEFNPLLHYLDIVRAPLLGADQELHHWVVVIVLTIVGWTVTAFAMRQYRARVPYWV from the coding sequence ATGACGTTCACCGACGCGGCCGCGCAGTCGCGGACCTTCGCGCGCGCCTGGGGTGATCTGGCCGAGGGGTTCGCCAAGCGCGAGCTGTGGCTGCACCTGGGCTGGCAGGACATCAAGCAGCGCTACCGGCGTTCAGTGCTTGGTCCCATCTGGATCACCATCGCGACGGGCACCATGGCCGTGGCGCTCGGTGGCCTGTACTCCAAGCTGTTCAAACTCGAGCTGTCCGAGCACCTGCCGTATGTCACGCTCGGATTGATCATCTGGAACCTGATCAACGCGTCCATCCTGGAGGGCGCCGACGTCTTCGTCGCCAACGAGGGCCTGATCAAACAGTTACCGACACCCCTGTCGGTGCACGTGTACCGCATGGTGTGGCGACAGGTGATCCTGTTCGCGCACAACATCATCATCTTCGTGGTGATCGCGATCATCTATCCGCAGCCGTGGAAGTGGACCGATCTGACCTTCATCCCGGCGCTCGCCCTCATCGTGCTGAACTGCGTCTGGGTCGCACTGTGCTTCGGCATCCTGGCCACGCGTTACCGCGATATCAGCCCGCTGCTGTTCAGTCTGGTGCAGCTGCTCTTCTATATGACACCGATCATCTGGAACGACCAGACACTGCGCAGTCAGGGCGCAGGCGGCTGGGCGAAGATCATCGAGTTCAACCCCCTGCTGCACTATCTCGACATCGTGCGCGCGCCGCTGCTCGGCGCCGATCAGGAGCTGCATCACTGGGTGGTGGTGATCGTGTTGACGATCGTCGGCTGGACCGTGACGGCGTTCGCCATGCGCCAGTACCGAGCGCGCGTGCCGTACTGGGTGTAA
- a CDS encoding bacterial proteasome activator family protein, translating to MSTDDNDFEIISDYQSAENDDADNDGKALTDLVEQPAKVMRIGTMIKQLLEEVRVAPLDDASRTKLREIHRTSIRELEEGLAPELREELERLTLPFTDDTIPSDAELRIAQAQLVGWLEGLFHGIQTALFAQQMAARAQLEQMRQGALPPGVPGPGHRGTGHGTGQYL from the coding sequence ATGAGCACCGACGACAACGATTTCGAGATCATCAGCGACTACCAGTCCGCCGAGAATGACGACGCGGACAACGACGGCAAGGCGCTGACCGACCTCGTCGAACAACCGGCCAAGGTCATGCGGATCGGCACGATGATCAAGCAGCTGCTCGAAGAGGTCCGGGTGGCACCTCTCGACGACGCCAGCCGCACCAAGTTGCGTGAGATCCACCGCACCAGCATCCGCGAGCTGGAGGAGGGCCTGGCCCCCGAGCTCCGCGAAGAACTCGAGCGCCTCACACTGCCCTTCACCGACGACACGATTCCCTCGGATGCCGAACTGCGTATCGCGCAGGCACAGCTCGTCGGCTGGCTCGAGGGGCTATTCCACGGCATCCAGACCGCGCTGTTCGCCCAGCAGATGGCGGCGCGCGCGCAGCTCGAGCAGATGCGCCAGGGCGCGCTGCCCCCCGGCGTGCCCGGGCCCGGCCACCGCGGTACCGGGCACGGCACCGGCCAGTACCTGTAG
- a CDS encoding alpha/beta hydrolase produces MTANQPPCDTIVLVHGLWMTPRSWEGWKARFEEKGYRVLTPAYPGFEIEVEELRANPDVIAKLTVPETVDHLASAIESVEVPPIIMGHSFGGTLTQLLLARGLGAAAVVVDSAPTEGVRVNPLSQVKSLFPALKNPANIHKAVGFTQEEFHYAFTNTLSREDSDAVWERYAIAAPGSWVWHYGLIANFQPGHQETWVDYKADRAPLLFIGGEKDHIMPPSVNKSNAKHYAKSPAVTEYYEFEGRDHWTCAAPGWEAVADHALDWALAYADTKPRGKHVV; encoded by the coding sequence ATGACCGCCAACCAACCACCCTGCGACACCATCGTCCTGGTGCACGGCCTCTGGATGACGCCGCGCAGCTGGGAGGGCTGGAAGGCCCGCTTCGAGGAGAAGGGCTACCGCGTCCTGACCCCGGCATACCCGGGCTTCGAGATCGAGGTCGAGGAACTGCGCGCCAACCCCGACGTCATCGCCAAGCTCACCGTCCCCGAGACGGTCGACCATCTGGCGAGCGCCATCGAGTCCGTCGAGGTGCCGCCGATCATCATGGGCCACTCGTTTGGCGGCACGCTGACGCAGCTGCTGTTGGCGCGCGGGCTCGGCGCCGCCGCCGTGGTCGTGGACTCCGCGCCGACCGAGGGCGTGCGCGTGAACCCACTGTCACAGGTGAAGTCGCTGTTCCCGGCGCTGAAGAACCCGGCCAACATCCACAAGGCCGTGGGCTTCACGCAGGAGGAGTTTCACTACGCCTTCACGAACACACTGTCGCGAGAGGACTCCGACGCGGTGTGGGAGCGCTATGCGATTGCGGCGCCGGGCAGTTGGGTCTGGCACTACGGGCTGATCGCCAACTTCCAGCCCGGACACCAGGAGACGTGGGTGGACTACAAGGCGGACCGGGCGCCGCTGCTGTTCATCGGCGGCGAGAAGGACCACATCATGCCGCCGTCGGTCAACAAGTCCAACGCCAAGCACTACGCGAAGTCGCCGGCGGTCACCGAGTACTACGAGTTCGAGGGCCGCGACCACTGGACGTGCGCCGCACCCGGTTGGGAGGCCGTCGCCGACCACGCGCTGGACTGGGCGCTGGCGTACGCCGACACCAAGCCGCGGGGCAAGCACGTCGTGTGA